GAAGCTGGGCAGCAGTTGGtgtgatcgcttctgcggaagtttggtcgcagaagcgaggtgagGCTCGCAGAAATGGCTTGGGCAGCCTGGGCGTGAAGTTACAGAAGGGGAGGTGAGCAATGCACCTgcttgtgcgcagaagcgaggCCAGGACCGCAGGTGGGGAAATTTTGCAGATGCGCTAGGCTGTGTCACACCTGCAGTTGCGCAGGAGCGGaagaatttctgcaggtgcgatgggcTTCTAACAATGAGCTTCTACTGGAGAGAGGAACCTTCCGCATAAGCAGAGCTGCAGAAGCAGCTGCTTGTCCGCATATGCGAGAAATCGTCTAGGCAGAGGGGTTCTTTTAAAAGCGGGATTTGGCCcgttttctctcattttcacttggttggggcgattttggagagtttcaaggggagattttcatcaagcatcacaaggtaagtgattcccacctattacaagtaaAATACATGGGTTATATATGGATTTCAACGTGGAAATtaatagaaatttgggattttggtagaaaacataAACTttgttatttttggattttgaccacaaaattgaacgtggaatttggaataagttatatattttagttagtaatattatgggtaaagtttatcttcgaaaacttttcagaatccgggcacgtgggccaaaGGGTTGATTTTAACGACTTTTTGAGTGGAGTGGGGAATTtatttaaaatgattaattactggtattagaatatattttgattggtttgcacaattgtttgaatagttttggatcgacgggcattggtttgaggtttTAGAGGgactttggagccggttatggaacttcagagcgaggtaagtctcatgtctaactctgtgagggggaaactaggtgatgtaattgttatgtgttactttttgcgggggctacatacacacaaggtgatgagagtctgtgcgtatctagattcatgttatgtccgggtagacttatgTTCACACCATGGTATAGTTGTATAACTTAAGTTGTCTcctgcctattaaattcctttattttacattacgacttgagactagacttgcgtagagtgatatacttgctattgtagagatttaacGGGCTTCATGATAAGCCGCAGATTACTTGTACTCTCCTTACAAAATTCTCCCGCTTTATGTGTTCTCATCGACAAGTTTCTTTAAAATCTATAACTCAAAcgactattcgtgagtggggtcgaggacccgtcaagcttcttattctaatgggatcgggccgttcgcctcggcaggatagatacatctatggttcgtgtcgttagaccctcggcagtgcgcacactatgatggatcgggtcgtacgcctcgacaggatcatgtaccacactctcataggagtgggccgttcgcctcagcaataaaatagatgtatctatggttcagaAATGTTATGATGGTTCGGGTCGTATGCCTCGACATTTccataaaatactcttatgaaatcatgcataataattggcaagaagcgagcatatctgtgagcttttcatgattgaactgtgacgacctatctagTAAGGTCTATTATATAtgtactccgattgaggaggtagctactagctgagagtttgagttattgctgagaggaggattgcaccacgtattatacttgttatttctcTTATTTACACTGTCTCACACCTGTTTACTTCTACTGCatatgtcttattggaccactagtaagtgttgatgtcacccctcgtcactacttctctggggttaggctagatacttactgggtacgcattgatttacgtaatcatgctacacttttcgtgcaggtacatatatgtctggtggtattttgggcgcagaggcgcgactaATGCTGGGACTTAACCGTGAGCTgaatttcatgttacgatccgcatccTGTAGAGTccccatcagagttatttatattctcctgtcaaatttttattccagacagatgttgtattttattatatttcctagttgatgctcatgcacttgtgacactaggttttgggggtttccttcaggttattcattattgtggtTCATGTAAACATTTTTATTTACTcagtaaattctattttatactgttcaattaaggaaaattatgatttcaaaatactgaaacaagtaattaaattggtaaatcaccgttggcttgcctaacggcggcgGTAGGCactatcacggcctatagtggattttgggtcgtgacacccaagCTTGATAAACTGACTCAGTGTCAGTCTGCAAGAAATTAGAGATGTCTTGTCTTAACTTTCTGGTTTTAGcaggggaaaaatatttttaaaaaaatttctgaGTCATTTGGTCCCATGTGGTAATGGAACCTTGTGGAAAACTTCGCAACCAAGTCTTGGCATCTCcttttaaagaaaaaggaaatagccTTAACTTGATAGCTTCATGAGGTACTCCATTATACTTAGTTGTTTCAACAAGTTTCAAAAAGTCAATTAAATGACCGTGTGGATCTTCACTTGCGTCTCTAGAGAAGATGCAAGACTGTTGAATCGTTTGAATTAGGACAGTCCTGATTTCAAAGTTGTTGGCTGCCACTGGGGGTTTTCTGACACTAGATTCACAGTTAAAGCTGTCAGGTCTAGCATAATCCCTAATGATTCTATTTGCTGGTCTTGGTGCTACTTCATCAAATTGATCCTTTACATGGACTGGTGGTTGAAtgtcttctacttcttgattctCCATTCCTTCACGAGCTATGCTTTGAGAAGATGATGTTTGTCATTTCCTACATAATCGAAGAGATTTTTCAATTTCTGGATTGTAACTAGCCAACTTTTTTGTAGAAGAGCGGGTCATAAACTATCTAAAAttttaaagagaataataataataataataaattataacTAGTTTCTAAAGTACtagtaattaataaaataaataaagaaattttcaaaaataacaaaaataattagtgaaaagaaaaaaaaggtacGATAATATATTAAGTATAAGTAAAAGTAGTACTAgtaaataatactccctccgttcaagtttatgtgaacctattttctttttggtctgttccaaaaagaataacccatttctaaatttggaaacaatttagcttaaatttccaaatatacccttaatgagaagcttttataaccacacaaatactctcgacccctttttgacttgtttaggaccacaaattccaaaagtcttcattttttcttaaactccgtgcccattCAAACAGGTTCACTTAAATTGGAACAGAGGGAGTAGTAATTAGAAAGAAAGTTAGAATAGTATTTTATGTAAAAGTACTAGTAATATTATATTAAATATACTATagtaaatgtaacgacccgaccagtcgttttgagctctagcgcgtcgttcagcggtttgaggccctgagcagctttacttcaggtattatgacttgtacgcgtagtcggaatttaatttcgggaagttcgaagttgatttggaaagaaaattcgaatttcgaaagttttaagttggaggaattgactaaagggtgatttttgagtaaacggcctcggaatcaggatttgaaggttccaataggttcatataatgatattggacttgggcgtatgtctggatcgggttttgaatgacccgggagcatttcggcgtaTGTCCGATTGAGATTTTGAgcatgggaatagctctgtatggtggttATGGACTTAGGGACgcatccgaaagtggatttggaggtccgcaggtcctttcggggtcatttggcgaaaaatagaaatttgaaggtttttggaaagtttgaccgggagtgaactttttgatatcggggttggattctgattccgggagtgggagtaggttcgtaatatcaattatgacttgtgtgcaaaatttgaggtcaatcggacgtgatttgataggtttcggcatcgaaggtaaaagtttaaagtttcaaagttcattaagtttgaattggagggtgattcgtatttttagcgttgtttgatgtgatttaaaggctcgactaagttcgtaatgtgttttgggacgtgttggtatatttggttggtggtcccgagggcctcgggtggattccggatggtaagCGGATCGAGTTGTGTTTGGGGGAAATGCTGAGGCTgttgtcttctggtgtaaccgcacctgcgaggttagggtcgcaggtgcggagccgcagaagcggccataaGGGTCACAGGAGCGATGCTGGGGGAGCTGGgcaggagcgcaggtgcgagggaatgtccgcacctgcgaaggcgcagatgcggaaggaaaggCGTAGAAGCGGAAGCGGGCAGTTGGGGGCatctccgcagaagcagaatatttgctgcacctgcggaaccgcagaagcggccaagtgaccgcaagtgcgagaagtcgctgggcagaagggttctttaagagcgggatttggcccatttatTTTCATTTTCTCTTGGTTTGAGCGATATTTGGAGAGTTTCAAAGGGGGATTTTCACCAagaaacacaaggtaagtgattccaacttaTTATAAGTCAAATACATGggttgtataaggatttaaacatgaaaattgatagaaattgtgggattttgaagaaaaacctagaaattgatatttttggattttgaccataaatttgggcatggaattggaaataaattatatatttgagttcgtgagatcatgggtaatagttatcttcaaaaattttcgaaattcgggcacatgggcccgagggtgattattatcgacttttcgagcggagttgaaaattgttgtgaattgaattattatgagtgttagagtatatatttatggatttgcaactttattgactagttttggagcgatgtgcATTGGTTTGAGTTGTAGGAAAGGCTTAGGAGtcggttatgaaatttcggagtgaggtaagtctcatttctaatcttgtaagagggaattaactccataggtgaaataattcaatatgttcttctatttgtgggggctacgtacgcacgaggtaacgagagtctgtGTTTAGCTACtaatatgcttatgtccgggtagtctaggacccagatcatgttataattgcgatgcttgcatcctacttgttaatttaaactgcttaaatcatatcgaaacttgttaaaggaactttaaaaggttaaaatccATTCTTCTTGACCCtaaatgagaatttgtatttCTTAAATAGTTGTCTTGATAAATTTTAAATTTGgttattttaaattgtattttctcttttgtggagcgggccgaacgcctcgacaggttaaatagatgcatctatggttcgtgccattcgaccctcggcagtgcacaatttaaatattatgttggatcgagcCATACGACCTCGatatgatttgcgcatgatatatttttggaatttataataattgatattgcttacattggcctgagatacaaaaatgttaaatgatgaaaataaaatttggaaatttcttatgaaggaaagaattgtttacttatttcatgatattgagcttacaatCGTTCTACGTAATCTATGcataattatatcattgatattttatttatagcccatagtaagtgtcgaagtcgacctctcgtcactacttctttcaGGTTAGGcgtgatacttactaggtacgcgttgatttacgtactcatactacacttgttgcacatttttgtgcatgtgcatatatgtct
This region of Nicotiana tomentosiformis chromosome 4, ASM39032v3, whole genome shotgun sequence genomic DNA includes:
- the LOC104109008 gene encoding uncharacterized protein gives rise to the protein MENQEVEDIQPPVHVKDQFDEVAPRPANRIIRDYARPDSFNCESSVRKPPVAANNFEIRTVLIQTIQQSCIFSRDASEDPHGHLIDFLKLVETTKYNGVPHEAIKLRLFPFSLKGDAKTWLRSFPQGSITTWDQMTQKFF